From one Methanorbis furvi genomic stretch:
- a CDS encoding PRC-barrel domain-containing protein: MKSEQFTHSIRKKRVMSTDGKIIGQIKNITFDSATGQLLNLLVRPDQMFDTSGYKLDGEAITLPFEAVKDITDFIVVDRYMLR, translated from the coding sequence ATGAAGAGCGAGCAGTTTACCCATTCTATCCGGAAAAAGAGAGTGATGAGCACTGATGGAAAAATTATCGGTCAGATCAAGAACATTACTTTTGACAGTGCGACCGGGCAGCTGCTGAATCTTTTAGTGCGCCCTGACCAGATGTTTGACACATCCGGCTACAAACTTGACGGCGAAGCTATCACGCTGCCGTTTGAGGCGGTAAAAGATATCACCGACTTTATTGTCGTTGACCGGTATATGCTGCGGTAA
- the radA gene encoding DNA repair and recombination protein RadA, with amino-acid sequence MTATDIEDIPGVGPATADRLREAGYITVESIATAAPVDLSEAAEIGESTAKKIIKAAREIADIGGFKTGTDVLARRQEILKLSTFVPEVDELLGGGIETQAITEFYGEFGSGKSQIVHQLAVNCQLPREVGGLGGSCLYIDTENTFRPERIEQMVAGLEFEKPLPEGYEIPSVEDFLANIHVARAHSSDHQMLLIDSARDLSNELKDSDMPVKLIIVDSLTGLFRAEYAGRGTLAGRQQKLNRHLHDLFKLVDDLNAVAIVTNQVMSNPGVFFGDPTKPIGGNIVGHSATFRLYLRKSKAGKRIARLVDSPNLPEGEATFMVETAGIKPC; translated from the coding sequence ATGACAGCAACTGATATTGAGGACATCCCGGGCGTTGGACCGGCAACTGCCGACCGCCTTCGCGAGGCAGGCTACATCACTGTTGAAAGCATTGCAACCGCAGCACCGGTTGACCTCTCCGAGGCAGCAGAGATCGGTGAGTCAACGGCAAAAAAGATCATCAAAGCCGCACGCGAGATCGCAGATATCGGCGGGTTCAAAACCGGAACTGATGTTCTTGCACGCCGTCAGGAGATTCTCAAGCTCAGTACATTTGTTCCTGAGGTGGACGAGCTTTTAGGCGGCGGCATTGAGACGCAGGCGATCACCGAGTTCTATGGCGAGTTCGGTTCCGGAAAGTCGCAGATTGTTCACCAGCTTGCGGTGAACTGCCAGCTTCCCCGCGAGGTCGGCGGTCTTGGCGGCAGCTGTCTGTATATTGATACGGAAAATACCTTCCGCCCTGAACGTATCGAACAGATGGTCGCTGGTCTTGAGTTCGAGAAGCCGCTTCCCGAAGGCTATGAGATTCCGAGCGTCGAAGATTTCCTCGCAAACATCCATGTTGCCCGCGCTCACAGCTCAGATCATCAGATGCTGTTGATCGACTCGGCACGCGATCTTTCAAATGAGTTGAAGGACAGCGATATGCCGGTAAAGCTGATCATTGTTGACTCCCTGACCGGTCTCTTCCGTGCAGAGTATGCCGGCCGCGGAACCCTTGCAGGCCGTCAGCAGAAGCTGAACCGTCACCTGCACGACCTCTTCAAGCTGGTGGACGATCTGAATGCGGTTGCGATTGTGACAAATCAGGTCATGTCAAACCCGGGCGTCTTCTTCGGCGACCCGACCAAACCGATCGGCGGAAACATCGTCGGCCACTCGGCGACGTTCAGACTGTATCTGCGCAAAAGCAAGGCAGGCAAACGTATCGCAAGACTCGTGGACAGCCCGAACCTTCCTGAAGGAGAGGCGACGTTTATGGTCGAAACTGCAGGTATCAAACCCTGCTGA
- a CDS encoding CBS domain-containing protein, producing MDLSLIQKDILITLISLYHQYSHPIKGEEIADIIKRNPGTVRNQMQALKALGLVDGVPGPKGGYHPTSRAYTELHVTADDSESEVAILRNGEITEGVRVNEIDFTTLTHADLCHALIKVIGNVRVFEVGDKVTIGPTPVNKLLIKGEVFGKDEINSALLISTSEMTSLPKLAIREYMTTPLVALETDMTIAYAMKTLLQRRIHGAPVIENGQLLGIVTQTDIVAAIDRGVLMEASVGEIMVRNVVTIPGDMRLYEVIRRFKEQDIGRVIVMEEEKPIGILTHSDIIRVFPTL from the coding sequence ATGGATTTGTCACTGATCCAAAAAGATATCCTTATTACTCTTATCTCGCTTTATCATCAATATTCGCATCCGATAAAAGGAGAAGAAATAGCTGATATCATCAAGCGTAATCCCGGAACGGTGCGCAATCAGATGCAGGCGCTCAAAGCGCTGGGTCTGGTGGACGGCGTTCCCGGACCCAAAGGAGGGTATCATCCAACCTCCCGCGCCTACACCGAGTTGCATGTAACCGCTGACGACTCGGAGAGCGAGGTCGCCATTTTACGCAATGGAGAGATCACGGAGGGCGTGCGGGTGAATGAGATCGATTTCACTACGCTCACGCACGCTGACCTCTGTCATGCGCTGATCAAGGTTATCGGCAATGTCAGAGTGTTTGAGGTTGGTGACAAAGTAACGATCGGTCCAACGCCGGTCAACAAGCTGCTGATCAAAGGAGAGGTCTTTGGAAAGGATGAGATCAACAGCGCTCTGTTGATCTCAACTTCAGAGATGACCTCTCTTCCAAAACTTGCGATCAGAGAGTATATGACAACTCCTCTCGTCGCTCTTGAGACTGATATGACGATCGCGTATGCGATGAAGACGCTATTGCAGCGGAGGATTCACGGCGCTCCGGTTATTGAAAACGGTCAGCTGCTGGGAATTGTTACGCAGACCGATATTGTTGCGGCAATCGATCGCGGAGTTTTGATGGAGGCGTCCGTTGGCGAGATTATGGTGCGCAATGTGGTGACAATTCCAGGAGATATGCGGCTGTATGAGGTCATCCGCAGGTTTAAGGAGCAGGATATCGGCCGGGTTATTGTGATGGAGGAGGAGAAGCCGATCGGTATTCTCACGCATTCGGATATTATTCGGGTGTTTCCGACTCTTTGA
- a CDS encoding NOG1 family protein translates to MYFDNIPTVPTAEELLDRSFRRAAKKMQEKSGNKNRANEDFVRAITQATHDKLVSIIQSFPEFEQLPPFYRDLCDILFGMDNLRQALGMVGWAAKNVRDVGKGISRGMRRADTLTERRRAVARIASIVHRADEALRYLNDVRNVLRKLPVISPEEFTIVVAGYPNVGKSSFIRLVSSAEPEIASYPFTTKGVIVGHRNAERRRRIQFIDTPGLLDRTDEERNVIEKQALNALVYVADLVLFVIDASEHCGYSVEAQQKLREEIAGIVTVPMITVVNKADLKKSEERFNMSTVSGEGVEEVLAELLRLRGELMQDEVIDIRSELPMPEMKRRGGRTEPKTDY, encoded by the coding sequence ATGTATTTTGATAATATCCCCACCGTCCCCACCGCCGAGGAGCTTCTGGACCGCAGCTTCCGTCGTGCTGCAAAAAAGATGCAGGAAAAAAGCGGCAATAAAAACCGGGCAAACGAGGACTTCGTTCGTGCCATCACCCAGGCGACCCATGATAAACTGGTAAGCATTATTCAGAGTTTCCCCGAGTTTGAACAGCTGCCGCCATTTTATCGCGATTTGTGCGACATTCTGTTTGGCATGGATAATCTCCGCCAGGCTCTTGGGATGGTCGGCTGGGCTGCGAAGAATGTGCGTGATGTGGGAAAAGGCATCTCCCGCGGAATGCGGCGTGCGGATACGCTGACGGAACGCAGGCGTGCGGTCGCGCGAATTGCATCCATTGTGCACCGCGCGGATGAGGCTCTTCGCTATTTGAATGATGTGAGAAATGTGCTTCGGAAACTGCCGGTGATCAGTCCTGAGGAGTTTACGATTGTGGTCGCGGGCTATCCGAATGTCGGCAAGTCGTCGTTCATTCGTCTGGTTTCAAGTGCAGAACCCGAGATTGCGTCGTATCCGTTTACAACGAAGGGAGTCATTGTAGGCCACCGGAATGCGGAACGAAGAAGACGCATTCAGTTTATCGATACGCCGGGTCTTCTTGACCGGACTGACGAGGAGCGGAATGTGATTGAGAAGCAGGCACTGAATGCTCTGGTGTATGTTGCGGATCTGGTGCTGTTTGTGATTGATGCGAGCGAGCACTGCGGGTACTCGGTTGAGGCACAGCAGAAGCTTCGCGAGGAGATTGCAGGAATTGTGACGGTTCCGATGATTACGGTTGTGAACAAGGCAGATCTGAAAAAGTCCGAGGAGCGTTTTAATATGTCGACGGTTTCGGGCGAGGGAGTGGAGGAGGTTCTTGCTGAGCTTCTCCGCTTGCGCGGCGAGCTGATGCAGGATGAGGTTATTGATATCCGCAGCGAGCTGCCGATGCCTGAGATGAAACGCCGCGGCGGTCGTACTGAGCCAAAGACCGATTACTAA
- a CDS encoding phosphoglycolate phosphatase: MLKAFITDIDGTLTDDRRRLSTRAVEEIRRVVDAGIPVVLASGNTLCFIDALSKMIGTEGDVIAENGGVYRHGYTGDRHSAGDRELCFAAYKRIIDTFQPKGEELRLYSNDYRYSDVAFARDADVNEIQKLLADMPVQVVDTGFAIHLQSEGLSKGAALEKLAELMGLTPADFLAAGDSINDVSMLKISGTGVVPANASPEARAAADCVMSKPFGEGTADALARYFP, translated from the coding sequence ATGCTCAAAGCCTTCATCACCGACATCGACGGAACCCTCACTGACGATCGACGTCGTCTTTCTACCCGTGCGGTTGAAGAGATCCGCAGAGTTGTGGATGCAGGCATTCCGGTAGTTCTCGCATCCGGCAACACCCTCTGTTTTATTGATGCGCTTTCCAAAATGATCGGAACCGAAGGCGACGTGATCGCAGAAAACGGCGGGGTTTACCGTCACGGCTATACCGGAGACCGCCACTCTGCCGGAGATCGCGAACTCTGTTTTGCCGCATATAAGCGAATCATCGACACATTCCAGCCGAAAGGTGAGGAGCTTCGTCTCTACAGCAATGACTACCGGTACTCAGACGTCGCATTCGCCCGCGACGCTGATGTGAACGAAATACAAAAACTGCTTGCAGATATGCCGGTGCAGGTAGTTGACACCGGATTTGCCATTCATCTCCAGTCAGAAGGACTCTCCAAAGGTGCGGCTCTTGAAAAACTCGCAGAGCTGATGGGACTTACACCCGCAGATTTTCTTGCCGCAGGAGATTCAATCAACGATGTCTCGATGCTGAAGATCTCAGGCACCGGAGTTGTTCCGGCAAACGCAAGTCCTGAAGCGCGAGCTGCTGCTGACTGTGTCATGAGTAAACCGTTCGGCGAAGGAACAGCTGACGCTCTTGCCAGATACTTCCCCTGA